One Rhizobiales bacterium GAS188 DNA window includes the following coding sequences:
- a CDS encoding ATP-dependent Clp protease proteolytic subunit ClpP: protein MGGLMNLVPMVIEQSQRGERSFDIFSRLLRERIIFLNGPIDDAVSALVCAQLLFLESEGPRREIAMYINSPGGSVTSGFAIYDTMQYIKSPVSTVCMGTACSAGSFLLMAGAAGRRIALPNASIMVHQPSGGFQGVASDIERHAENIVKLKRRLNELYAKHCGRSYDEVERTLDRDNFMTAEEAKLWGIVDHVSGSREGREAA, encoded by the coding sequence ATGGGCGGCCTGATGAACCTCGTTCCGATGGTGATCGAGCAATCGCAAAGGGGCGAGCGCTCCTTCGACATCTTCTCGCGCCTGTTGCGCGAGCGGATCATCTTCCTGAACGGCCCGATCGACGATGCTGTCTCGGCGCTGGTCTGCGCCCAGCTCCTGTTCCTGGAATCGGAAGGCCCGAGGAGAGAGATCGCCATGTATATCAACTCGCCGGGCGGCTCGGTGACCAGCGGCTTCGCCATCTACGACACCATGCAATACATCAAGAGCCCGGTCTCGACCGTATGCATGGGCACGGCCTGCTCGGCGGGCTCCTTCCTGCTGATGGCGGGCGCTGCGGGCCGCCGCATCGCGCTGCCGAATGCCAGCATCATGGTGCACCAGCCCTCGGGCGGCTTCCAGGGCGTCGCTTCGGACATCGAGCGCCACGCCGAGAACATCGTGAAGCTGAAGCGCCGGCTCAACGAGCTCTACGCCAAGCATTGCGGGCGCAGCTATGACGAGGTCGAGCGCACCTTGGACCGCGACAATTTCATGACCGCCGAGGAAGCGAAGCTTTGGGGCATCGTCGATCATGTGTCCGGGAGCCGCGAGGGCCGTGAGGCGGCCTGA
- a CDS encoding L-ascorbate metabolism protein UlaG, beta-lactamase superfamily codes for MTESLRITLIGGPTALLEMGGARLLTDPTFDAPGSYASGTVTLTKTTMPAVAAEAIGAIDAVLLSHDQHFDNLDRSGRAFLSQVARVATTVAGAGRLGGNARGLEPWDRFEIATPSGRPLRITATPARHGPVGIEPISGDVIGFVLAFGDEPRRAVYVSGDTVWYEGVAEVARRFDVRLAILFAGSAKPRGAFHMTMDANDAIEAAHAFKDAVITAIHNEGWAHFTETQAELTQAFKAVGLGERLRLLEPGVALTLPI; via the coding sequence GGGCGAGGCTGCTCACCGATCCGACCTTCGATGCGCCCGGCAGCTACGCGTCCGGAACCGTCACCTTGACCAAGACGACGATGCCGGCGGTCGCTGCCGAGGCGATCGGGGCGATCGATGCGGTGCTGCTCAGCCATGACCAGCATTTCGACAATCTCGACCGCTCGGGCCGCGCCTTCCTGAGCCAAGTTGCGCGAGTTGCGACGACGGTCGCGGGGGCAGGGCGCCTCGGAGGCAATGCGCGCGGGCTCGAGCCCTGGGACAGGTTCGAGATCGCGACACCGTCCGGCCGCCCTTTGCGCATCACGGCGACGCCTGCCCGCCATGGCCCGGTCGGCATCGAGCCGATCAGCGGCGATGTCATCGGCTTCGTCCTTGCCTTCGGCGACGAGCCGAGGCGCGCCGTCTATGTCTCGGGCGACACGGTCTGGTACGAGGGCGTCGCCGAAGTGGCGCGGCGCTTCGACGTCAGGCTCGCTATCCTGTTCGCGGGATCGGCGAAGCCGCGCGGCGCTTTCCATATGACCATGGACGCCAATGACGCGATCGAGGCGGCGCATGCCTTCAAGGATGCGGTCATCACCGCCATCCATAATGAGGGCTGGGCCCATTTCACCGAGACGCAGGCCGAGCTGACCCAAGCCTTCAAGGCCGTCGGCCTCGGCGAGCGCCTGCGATTGCTGGAGCCCGGAGTCGCGCTGACGCTGCCGATCTGA